In the genome of Deinococcus planocerae, the window GCGTCTGGTCGGCGAGAACCTCCGGGTGGGACGCGCCCGCCTGGGTCGCCAGCTCCGCCAGATACGCGCGCACCCGCGCCTTGTGACCGGCGAGCACCTCGCGCGCCGGGTGCTCGGGGTCGGGCAGGGCCGTCACGACGTTGGTGAGCAGGCAGCCGCGAAAGTGGGGCAGGCCGAACCACTCCTCCAGCGCGCCGAACACCGCCAGCAGGCGCCCCGCCGGATCGGGGCTCAGCTCCTCGACCCGGCCCCGCAGCCAGGCGGTCCAGCGCAGGTCGCCCTGACGCATGTATTCCAGGGTCAGGGCGTCCTTGCTGGAAAAGTGCTTGTACAGCGTG includes:
- a CDS encoding TetR/AcrR family transcriptional regulator, translating into MTAEPSTTAVPGPTAEPPGARLGARERILDTARTLFYRRGVNNVGIDEIIAESGVAKATLYKHFSSKDALTLEYMRQGDLRWTAWLRGRVEELSPDPAGRLLAVFGALEEWFGLPHFRGCLLTNVVTALPDPEHPAREVLAGHKARVRAYLAELATQAGASHPEVLADQTLMLIEGATAVARMERDPGAADRAKATAHLLLKSSETEAGTT